CAAAGAGAAGATTCCCGTGGAGCGCGCCAAGTTTATCGAGGGCTGTGTCCGCAGCGGCATGGACGAGCAGCTGGCGACGAAGATCTGGCAGTTCATCGAACCGTTCGCTGGCTACGGGTTCCCCAAAGCCCACGCGGTGTGCTATGGTTTGCTCGCTTACCGCACGGCCTGGCTCAAAGCCAATCATCCGCTCGCGTTCATGGCCGCGCTGCTCTCGTCGTTGAAGAACAACGTCGACAAAGTGGCCGAGTATCTGGCGGAATGCGCCATCATGAAGGTGCCCATCCGGCCTCCGGACGTCAACGAATCGGGCACGGACTTCACCGTCACCGACGGCGCCATCCGCTTCGGGCTAGGCGCGGTTCGCAACGTCGGCGAGAACGCGATCGCCGAATTGATCGCCAAGCGAACGCAATCGCCCTTCGTCTCGCTGGCCGACCTGTGCGCGCGGGTCGACGGCCGCCAGGTCAACAGGCGCGTGCTCGAGTCGCTGATAAAAGCTGGTGCGCTCGACGCGTTCGGCGGCCGCGCCGCACTGCTGGCAGGGCTCGATGGCGCGTTGGACTACGGCGCGCAGATCCAGCAGGAGCGGGATCTCGGCCAGACGTCGCTGTTCGGCGGCGCGGGCGCGGAGCATCTGCCCCCGCCCAGGCTGCCGGACGTGCCCGAGGCGACGCCGTCTGCGCGGCTCGCACAAGAGAAGGAAGCGATCGGGGTTTATATCTCCGGGCACCCGCTTGCGGACAAAGCGCGCGAACTGGCACGGCGCACCACCTCGACGATCGCGGCGCTGCGCGAAAGCGCAGAAGATGAAGTCGTGTGGGTCGGTGGCGTCATCACCTCGGCGCGCCGCGTCATCACCAAGACGGGCGACCAGATGCTCATCGCGCGCTTAGAGGATCAGAGCGCCGCGATCGAAGTGGTCGTGTTCCCGAAGTGGTACGCGGAGGCGGCGCCGATCCTCTCCGCCGACCAGATCGTCGTCATCAAAGGCCGCGTCAAAGAGCGCCGCGCGTTGGGCAAGCCTGCGGCGGTCGTTGCGCCGACGGACGACAACCCCGACGACGAACGTGTCGAGCTGACGCTGCAGGCGATCGAGGCGTGGCCGTTCGAGAAAGCTCGCATCCTCTCGGATGCGGCAACGCGCTCTTCGAACGCGCCCAACGCGATCATCGCGCGCAGTGCGCCCGTCGCGATCCACATCCGCATGCTCGGCGACGGCGACGATGCGACGCGCCTTTCGCGCCTGCGCGACATG
The window above is part of the Candidatus Eremiobacteraceae bacterium genome. Proteins encoded here:
- a CDS encoding OB-fold nucleic acid binding domain-containing protein, encoding KEKIPVERAKFIEGCVRSGMDEQLATKIWQFIEPFAGYGFPKAHAVCYGLLAYRTAWLKANHPLAFMAALLSSLKNNVDKVAEYLAECAIMKVPIRPPDVNESGTDFTVTDGAIRFGLGAVRNVGENAIAELIAKRTQSPFVSLADLCARVDGRQVNRRVLESLIKAGALDAFGGRAALLAGLDGALDYGAQIQQERDLGQTSLFGGAGAEHLPPPRLPDVPEATPSARLAQEKEAIGVYISGHPLADKARELARRTTSTIAALRESAEDEVVWVGGVITSARRVITKTGDQMLIARLEDQSAAIEVVVFPKWYAEAAPILSADQIVVIKGRVKERRALGKPAAVVAPTDDNPDDERVELTLQAIEAWPFEKARILSDAATRSSNAPNAIIARSAPVAIHIRMLGDGDDATRLSRLRDMVLAAGLGDGRIVLHAPADGESRPLSRTLRITGELRDELARVFGTDNVWEGAA